GATGACTTGTGTGTACACCGTAGCCTAAAAGGAGAGAGGTTTTCCACATACCCTGAACAGTCAGGTTAGTAATAGCTGCCAGATTTTCGATGTTCCAAGGCAGTGATACCATCATTTTCCAACACTTCACCGTGATTAATGACGGCATAAATTAACCATCTATCGCCACATTCAAGCTGATTTTGCACTGTACATTCTAAATAAGCTAATGCCTCGTTCAAAATCAAACAACCATTATCAGCAGTTTTTGTGGAAAGATTAGCAAAGGGATTATCGCCTAAAGTGCTGTGACGAGAAAAATAGCGTCGCACATTTCTGCCTTCTTTAAGGATATTCAGCACAAATTGATCGCCAGGATGATGCATTAAATCTGCATTTTGCTCGTTTGCGATCGCAATCATAATTCCTGGCGGGTTGAAAGTTGCCTGTGATACCCATGAAGTTAAAACCCCTTTGTGGATTTCTTCATCACGAGTTGTCACAACACACAAAGAACCAATGATTCGCCCCACCGCTTGTTCGGTACGATCTACATGGGTTTCTGTGACAATCTGGCGGGAAGTTCGCAGTTTTTTGGTTTTCTTTAAGTTTTGGGCAAATAAAGCACCTGCTTCTTGACACTGCTGGAGAATTTCAGAAGTAGGACTAAAACGTACTCGAATTGTTTCAAACCCTAGTTGATAATTTGCATCTTTGAGCTTGCTTTCGATTAAATCTATTGCCTCGCCACTCCAACCGTAGGAACCAAACACCCCTGCTAACTTAGTTTTAGCCGCCACCGAGAGGACTATTCCTAAAGCTGTTTGAATTTGAGTTGGTGCATGTCCGCCTAATGTGGGTGAGCCGATAATCAAGCCATCGGAAGTTTCGACAATGCGGTTAATCTCGGCAGAATCTGCTAATTCACAGTTGATTGATTCTACATTAATTCCATTTTGAATTAAACCTTGAGCGATCGCATTCGCCATAATTGCTGTATTTCCATAAGCCGAAGCATAGAGCAAAGCGACACTCAATTCTTGAGATTTTTGCCCTTGACACCATTGACGGTAATCATAGGTAAAACGACTCAGGCTGTAACGAACAACCGGG
This genomic interval from Nostoc sp. KVJ3 contains the following:
- a CDS encoding diflavin flavoprotein, whose protein sequence is MSTATLTSNHSRDVQVAEIGKNTLILRSRTWDRLKFEVEYSRQRGTTANSYLIQADKKALIDPPGESFTEIYLEQLAQHLDFITLDYIVLSHVNPNRRATLQVLLSLVPQATLICSRPAANALKTAFPEFESPIQAVRSGDTLDLGQGHLLSFVTVPTPRWADGLCTYDSATKILYTDKLFGAHICEDTLFDEDWKGLDAERRYYFECLHAPQAKQVEVALDKISVLGARCYAPAHGPVVRYSLSRFTYDYRQWCQGQKSQELSVALLYASAYGNTAIMANAIAQGLIQNGINVESINCELADSAEINRIVETSDGLIIGSPTLGGHAPTQIQTALGIVLSVAAKTKLAGVFGSYGWSGEAIDLIESKLKDANYQLGFETIRVRFSPTSEILQQCQEAGALFAQNLKKTKKLRTSRQIVTETHVDRTEQAVGRIIGSLCVVTTRDEEIHKGVLTSWVSQATFNPPGIMIAIANEQNADLMHHPGDQFVLNILKEGRNVRRYFSRHSTLGDNPFANLSTKTADNGCLILNEALAYLECTVQNQLECGDRWLIYAVINHGEVLENDGITALEHRKSGSYY